The Natronoarchaeum philippinense genome includes the window GGCGCGCCCACTTCGAACGTCGGTCGTGCGGCGCCGCATCGAAACCGTACTCGATGCGCACGCCCTGCGGACGGGCGGACGCGCCGACCGCGTCGAGATTGACTGCGTCGCCCACCCCGTGGTCGCGGCACGCATCGAGGCCGGCGAGCGGATCGTACAGTCAGTCAACGACGCCTTCGAGGACGTGTTCGGCTACGACGCCGACGCCGTCGTCGGCGACAGCCTCGCGGAGTGGGTCGCCCGGCCGGACGACCGGGCGGCGGTGCGAGAACTGGTGAACCATGTCAGGGATGGGGACGCCATCGAGCGAGTCTGTCGGCGCGAGACGGCGACCGGCCACCGCCAGATGCGGGTCAAAATGCACCCGTCGTCCGAGCGGGGAACCGACGTGCTCGTCTGCTACGACGACATCACGAGCGAACGCCGCCGAAAGCAGCAAGTGCAGGTTCTCAACAGGGTCCTGCGGCACAACCTCCGAAACACGATGAACGTGATACTGGGCAACGCGGACGTGCTGAACGAGCGCGTCGACGGCCCAGTCGCAGCCGAGGCCACCGAGACGATCGAAGCCGCCGCGAACGATCTCGTCAAACTCGGTGAGACGGCGAGTTCGCTGCAGACTGCCCGTGAGGAACGGGAACGGCGAGTGCTCGAAGCGACTTGTCTCGTCGACCGTGTGAGGACGCAACTGCGCCGCGAACTACCAAGGGTCGACTTGCGCATCGAAGCGGCCGAGAGCTGTCCGGTCCTCGCTGACGCCCACCTCGAAACCGCCGTTCGGGAGCTGTGCGAGAACGCCGCCCGGTACGCCGGCGCTGATGGTCCGATCGTCGTCAGCATCGACCGACGTGGCAACTGGACCCAAATCAGCGTCCGCGACAGCGGCCCCGGGCTTCCCGAGACGGAGCGGGCAGTGCTGCGCGGCGACGAGGAGACGCCGCTGGAACACGGCAGCGGGCTGGGACTGTGGATCGTCAACTGGATCGTCACCAGCCTCGGCGGCGAAATCGCGGTCGAAGACGCCGAGCCGACCGGGACGGTCGTGACGCTGTCGTTGCCTGCGGGGCCACACCGCTCCGATCGGCCACCGAGCGACGCCTGCCACTGACTCGTCGTCTCACTTCCCGGTACATTTATTCGCGCAGTGCGCGTTAGCTACGTCTCGAATGGTCGGGACAGGCGGTTCTCGACGGGGGGAGTCCGAATCGTGAACGTAGCGTTCGAGTCGTTGCCGGATCCCGGGATCGAGGTGATCGACCCGATCGAGCGCGTCCGGTACTCGCTTTTTACCGACGTACCGGTCGAGCCGACCGAAGCAGACGATTCGGTGTTCCGGTTCCCGATCGACGACGCGGCCACCATCGAGTGCTCGACGATCACGCTACCGACGGTCGCACCTGTCATCGTCCGCGACGAAGCCGGAGAGGTGCTGGCAAGCACCGAGCACGGCTCCCACGAGGAGATCCCGAAGGGGACCTATAGCATGGAGCTATCAGTCCAACTCCGGATCTACCTCCACGTCGAGAGCGAGGTGACGATCGCCTCGTCGACCGAACGGACTTCGATCGAGTTCGGCGAGCAGACGCAGATCGTCCTCGGCGGGCGGTCGAAACACGAGCGACCGGCCGCGACGCTGACGACGACCGACGATCCGACCGACGTGATGCAGGCCGTGAGCGCGATGAGTTCGTCACTCAAGACGACCAGCCCGGAGCGGTCGCTCCCGACACTTCGGGGCCACCCGCCGTCGATCGAACTCGGCGAGGAGCTGTCGATCCCCGACGGCGTCGAGCCGCCCGAGACGGGCGTTCGGATCGAGCTACCACCGACCTACCGGCACGTCTACCCCGCAGCGACGCTGGCGTACTACCTCGGCGCCGAGATGGTACCCGGCGAGACGCCGCGGATCGTCACCGACGAGGGGCTGGACTACGATCTCGACGGCCCCGGCGGCTACGAACGCGAGGTCGTCCGGGTGCTAAAGCGGGTGTTCTTCCTCGACTGTCTGACCCGGACCGAAGGGCTGTACCCGGTCGAGTTGCACGAGCGGGACGCGCTCGAACAGGCGGTGGAGCTCGACTTCGAGTCGCTGTACGATGCCTCGCTCCAGACTCAATTGGCGGCGTATCTCGACGTGCCCTACGACGCCGTCGAGGACCTACTGCCCCAGTGGAAGCTGACCACGCACGTCTCGCCGACGGCCCAGAGCATCGAGACGCTGCCGTACTTGGTCAACGACCTCGCGGTCGTCCGGATCGCCGAGCCCGAACGGGTGTCGGCGTCGTCAGTCGAGGAGACTGGAATGGCCGCGTACACCCGTGGTGGCGCCGAGAGTGCCCACGGAAACACGTACGTTCAGGTCGAGTCCGACGACGCGCTCGAACAGGCGTGGGTCGGCGAGGAGACGCCGATCGGCGTCAGCAAGGCCACCGCACAGGCCTACCGCAATCGGTTCGACAGAGAGCCCTCGACGGGCGACATCTCGATCACGGTCGTCTGCAACGACGACCGGATGGACTCCGAGCGCGACGCCGTCGACGAGGTGTACGGCTCGCGCGCGAACCTGCCGTTCGAGGTCACCGTCGAACGCGATCTGGAGACCGACGAGTTGGCCGCAACCCTCGCGGAGCCGACGGAGTTTCTCCACTACGTCGGACACATCGACGCCGAGGGGTTCCGGTGTGCAGACGGGACGCTCGACGCCGGCGAGCTCGACGAAGTGGGCGTCGAGGCGTTCCTGCTGAACGCCTGCCAGTCGTACGATCAGGGCGCAAAGCTGATCGACGCCGGAGCGATCGGCGGCATCACCACGCTCAGCGACGTGATAAACACCGGCGCCGTCCGGATCGGATCGACCGTCGCGCGTCTGCTCAACGCCGGCTTCCCGCTCCGAGCCGCCCTCACGATCGCAAAAGACGAAAGCATCGTCGGCAGTCAGTATCTGGTAGTCGGCGACGGCGGATTGACGATCGCACAGTCAGAAAGCGGGACGCCGCTGCTCGGCGAGATCACGCCGGTCGGCGACGACGAGTACGAGTTCACATTCGCAGCCTACGCCACCACCTCGGGTGGGATGGGCGGGATGTTCATGCCCTTTATCGAATCGAACGACGAGTTCTATTTGAACTCGGGACGGACACGGTCGTTCAGAATAACGGAGTCGGAACTCGCCGAGTTCCTCGAACTCGAAGACATACCGATACGGGTGTCGGGCGAACTGTCGTGGAGTGGTGACGTGTCGGTCAGCGATATTTCCTGATCAGTCGATCGTTCCTGCCATCGCCGCGGAGGCGCTTCCGATTTGGGTTAGTGCAACCAGCGCAGCGAACAGCACGCCGGCCAGCCGCGGGTGATCCTTGAGAAACGCTGCGACCGTTCCGCTGTTACCATTGGACATTGTACATAGCAATGGCGGGGCGCAGTAGAAATAATACTATTTAAAAGGTACTTACGGTAATACCGATATATTTTCGCAAACTCTAAGAAAAGGATCTCACAGGCGTCTTTAACGGATCAATAGCGACTGGAAAAATGTCGATACGGATTGAACAACCGAACGGAAGCGACTCGGAAAGTGCCGACGGTAATTACTCGGCGCGGTCGAGCACCCATTCACCGTCGAACCGATCGACGGTCGCGTCGAACAGCGCGGCGATCGTCTTGACATCCCGGACCGAGTGGCTCGCGGGATCGAGATGGTAATGCGCGACGGCGTCGGCCGCGTCGACCCGAGAGGTCAGCACGTGGAGAAAGCGAAAGACCCGTTCGAGCGACGCGCGGTCGAGCAGGTCGGTCAGCGAGTGAAAACAGACGGTGGTTCCGCCGTCGGACGACCCGCCGAGAAACTCGCTGATCGTGATACCGAGCGTCGACAGATCCGTCGGATCCGGTATCGGCTTGGCTTCGATCCTCGGACGAGTCGTCCGCAGTTCGGCGTCGTCGCCGACAGCGACGAGGCGCTTTCGTCCCGACGCCGAGTGGGCGGCGAGTTTATCGAGACAGTCAACGGGGTCGCGCGAGCATTCCACGAGGAGCACGTCACCGGGAGAACCGTCGTCAGCACAGAGATCGGTACACACGTCTCCCGGCGCATCGTCGCCCGCGGCGAGGACAAGCACGTTCGTTCCGGGCTCGACGACGCCGGGGCAGACGCGCTCGTTGGGAGATCGTGAGTCACGTCCGGCCATAGGTGACACACAGTGTGGTGACTGATATAACTACTCCTATCGAGAAACAATCCCGACGTGACGAAGGACTATTAGCGACCGATTCGAGGCCCCATACATGGAGGAGACGACCGGCCACGCGACAGAGCGCGTCACGCTCGCGCGTTTGCCCTCCGGCGTCGAGATATCGACGACGGTACACCGGTACGACGGACGGGCAGCCGGGCCGACGGTGTACGTACAGGCGGCCCAGCACGGTCGAGAGATAAACGGGACGGAGGTGCTCAGGCGCGTCCACGATCGACTACTCGACGCCGAGCTCGCCGGAACGGTGATCGCCGTCCCGGTCGCAAACCCGGTGACGTTCGATCGGGTGTCCTACACCGCGCCGTCGCCGCTGGATCAGGTCACACCGAATATGAACCGCGTGTGGCCCGGCGACGCCGACGGCTCGCTCCACCAGCGGATGGCGGCCCGGCTCTGGGAGTACGTGGACGGGGCCGACGCCGTCGTCGACTTACACACCGGGAGCCCGAACATGCTCCCCCACGTCGTCTACGCAGCGGGCGACGCCGACGCCCAGTCGCTGGCCGCCGCCTTCGGGACGGACCTGCTACTCGCCGAGCCTGCGGGTGAGGACGCTCCCGAGGAGTGGCGCAAGCGCGGGTTCGACGGCAAGCTCCGGGTCGCGGCGGCCCGGGAGGGAATCACCGCGATCACGCCCGAGCTCGCGCACAACAAGCAGTTGATCGACGAGGCCGTCGAGACCGGCGTGACGGGGCTGTGTAACGTGCTCCGATCGCTCGACGTGCTACCGGGCGAGCCCGTCGAGAACGGCGCGGCCCGACAGGCGCGCAACCACTCGGGAAGCGTCGACGCCGAGGCGTCCGGGCTGTTCCGCGTGACTGCCGACGTTGCGGTCGGCGATCGAATTGCCGACGGAACGACGGTCGGGACGGTGTACGATCCTGGGACGTACGAGCCGCTCCAGACGGTTCGAGCGGGTCGGGACGGCGTCGTGTACGCGCTCACCAGAGAGGCGACCGTGCAGGCCGGTGATCGGCTGGTGGGGATCGCAACGGTCGAGGATTAGAAAATGTTGGCCTGCCGGTAGACGTTGATCCCGTCGTTGGTGATCTCGTAGGGTTTGGTTTCCCGCGAGTGGTTGGCGTCGCGGATCTTCTGGATCTCGATTGCCAGCCGCGTCTCGCGGAAGTCAGAGGGCCGGACGTACTGAAGGACGAACACGGCGTCGGTCAGGTACTCGACGATGCCGTGTCTGGAGGCAAACGAGGAGTCTTGGCTGGCCTCGCTGGTCATCAGCGTCGTGACGCCGGCACGTTTGAGGCTCTTGGTGAAGTCGTAAATCTCGTTGCGCCGGGTCGCGCGGTCGTCGTACATCATCTCCAGCAGCGACACCGAGTCGAGCACCAGCCGCGAGGCGCCGAACTCGTCGATCAGTCGGGGCAGCTCGCTGCGAATGCTCTGGAGGCTGTTGGCCATCTCGACGGGGTCGATGTCGACGACGGCGAGGTCACCCGCCTCGGCGTACTCGTCGAACGGAAACCCCTTCTCGGTCGCGCTCCGGATCACGCGCCGGCGGGACTCTTCGAGGGTAATGTACACCGCGCGCTCGCCGTCCCGCAGCCCGCGGTTGAGAAACTGCAACCCGAGGGTCGTCTTGCCGGTGCCGGCGCTCCCGATAGCGACCATCAGTGCGCGCTCGGGGACGCCGCCCTGAATCATGGCGTCTAACCCGTCGACGCCGAGTTCGATCCGTGGAATGTCGGATTCGGGATCCTCGTCGGCCTCCTCGAAGCCGGGGCCGCCGCCCGCTCCGGCTCCGCCCGGCGCGCCGGCTTCCTCCAGCGCGTCGAACTCGTCGGTCGCCATGTCGAACTCGCCACCGCCGCCGAAGCCGCCGGGGTCGGACGAGGAGCTGCCGGGTGCCGGCCCGGTCTCGCCGCCGGTACTGCCCGGCATATCGGGGGCGTCGTTGAGCGCCGACGCGAAATCCGTATCGAACAGGCCGCCGCTGTCGGATTCGTCGCGGTCGGCTGCGTCATCGCGTGCAGCGCTGGCGTCGTCCGACGGCGACCCGTGCTCGCCGGATCGAGCGTCGGCATCACCGTCCGTGCCATCGGCTGCTGGGTCAGGGATATCGTCGAAAGAGCCGTCGAACTCGCTGGTATCTCCGCCTTCGATGTCGGCGAAGGCGGCTTCCAGATCGTCGGCGCCCTGATCGAACGTCGCGTTTTGGTCTCCCGTCGGAGTGTCGGCCGTGCCATCGCCGGGTTCGTCGTCCGGTTGGTCGACGCCGTCGGGCGACCAGTCGCCGGAGAACAGATCCTCGTCGTCGTCGGCTTCTCGGAGCGCGCGATCGAACCAGTCGTCGTCGGCCTCCACCTCGCGCTCGGTATCGTCGCCATCGTCGGCGTCGTGCTGCTGGCTCGGGTCGTCACTCACGACCGTCACCTCCCGAAGCGACGCCG containing:
- a CDS encoding KaiC domain-containing protein translates to MEAAFADIEGGDTSEFDGSFDDIPDPAADGTDGDADARSGEHGSPSDDASAARDDAADRDESDSGGLFDTDFASALNDAPDMPGSTGGETGPAPGSSSSDPGGFGGGGEFDMATDEFDALEEAGAPGGAGAGGGPGFEEADEDPESDIPRIELGVDGLDAMIQGGVPERALMVAIGSAGTGKTTLGLQFLNRGLRDGERAVYITLEESRRRVIRSATEKGFPFDEYAEAGDLAVVDIDPVEMANSLQSIRSELPRLIDEFGASRLVLDSVSLLEMMYDDRATRRNEIYDFTKSLKRAGVTTLMTSEASQDSSFASRHGIVEYLTDAVFVLQYVRPSDFRETRLAIEIQKIRDANHSRETKPYEITNDGINVYRQANIF
- a CDS encoding succinylglutamate desuccinylase/aspartoacylase family protein; protein product: MEETTGHATERVTLARLPSGVEISTTVHRYDGRAAGPTVYVQAAQHGREINGTEVLRRVHDRLLDAELAGTVIAVPVANPVTFDRVSYTAPSPLDQVTPNMNRVWPGDADGSLHQRMAARLWEYVDGADAVVDLHTGSPNMLPHVVYAAGDADAQSLAAAFGTDLLLAEPAGEDAPEEWRKRGFDGKLRVAAAREGITAITPELAHNKQLIDEAVETGVTGLCNVLRSLDVLPGEPVENGAARQARNHSGSVDAEASGLFRVTADVAVGDRIADGTTVGTVYDPGTYEPLQTVRAGRDGVVYALTREATVQAGDRLVGIATVED
- a CDS encoding DUF7503 family protein; this translates as MSNGNSGTVAAFLKDHPRLAGVLFAALVALTQIGSASAAMAGTID
- a CDS encoding DUF7504 family protein, which codes for MAGRDSRSPNERVCPGVVEPGTNVLVLAAGDDAPGDVCTDLCADDGSPGDVLLVECSRDPVDCLDKLAAHSASGRKRLVAVGDDAELRTTRPRIEAKPIPDPTDLSTLGITISEFLGGSSDGGTTVCFHSLTDLLDRASLERVFRFLHVLTSRVDAADAVAHYHLDPASHSVRDVKTIAALFDATVDRFDGEWVLDRAE
- a CDS encoding sensor histidine kinase, with protein sequence MRVAVTTGTDGAERIASMVSEECAVSVRAPDSDADVDLWIADERTVEKIDARTDAGTDPAIVLVTDDGRVPTDCSPEVDDIVARPLRTSVVRRRIETVLDAHALRTGGRADRVEIDCVAHPVVAARIEAGERIVQSVNDAFEDVFGYDADAVVGDSLAEWVARPDDRAAVRELVNHVRDGDAIERVCRRETATGHRQMRVKMHPSSERGTDVLVCYDDITSERRRKQQVQVLNRVLRHNLRNTMNVILGNADVLNERVDGPVAAEATETIEAAANDLVKLGETASSLQTAREERERRVLEATCLVDRVRTQLRRELPRVDLRIEAAESCPVLADAHLETAVRELCENAARYAGADGPIVVSIDRRGNWTQISVRDSGPGLPETERAVLRGDEETPLEHGSGLGLWIVNWIVTSLGGEIAVEDAEPTGTVVTLSLPAGPHRSDRPPSDACH